Proteins encoded in a region of the Bacteroidales bacterium WCE2004 genome:
- a CDS encoding L,D-transpeptidase catalytic domain, translated as MLALLPALNAGAQSRFAKYLDQAENAPFVVVDKQSLKLTLVDPQGEPIKEYGISVAVNYGPKKVRGDHKTPEGTFKINQLLNAKGLSHDFKDGKGPIPDAYGPWFLRLDVPGFWDIGIHGTPFPESIGTRATEGCVRMRNEDILDLKSRVKVGTVVIILPDAAEKS; from the coding sequence ATGCTGGCCTTGCTCCCGGCCCTGAATGCCGGAGCCCAGAGCCGTTTCGCGAAATATCTCGACCAGGCGGAGAACGCTCCGTTCGTGGTCGTGGACAAGCAGTCCCTCAAGCTCACCCTCGTGGACCCGCAGGGCGAGCCCATCAAGGAATATGGCATCTCCGTCGCCGTCAACTACGGCCCCAAGAAGGTCCGCGGCGACCACAAGACCCCGGAGGGGACCTTCAAGATCAACCAGCTGCTCAACGCCAAGGGCCTCTCGCACGACTTCAAGGACGGAAAGGGCCCCATTCCCGACGCCTACGGCCCCTGGTTCCTGCGCCTGGACGTGCCGGGTTTCTGGGACATCGGCATCCACGGCACGCCCTTCCCCGAGTCCATCGGGACGCGGGCCACGGAAGGCTGCGTGCGGATGCGCAACGAAGACATCCTGGACCTCAAGTCCCGGGTCAAGGTCGGCACGGTGGTCATCATTCTGCCGGACGCGGCTGAAAAAAGTTGA
- a CDS encoding Predicted membrane protein — translation MKKLITAFLILILCVPAAFPQQIRDIDETVVLHRDGSAEVTQVWDVNVVSGTEFYLPFDHLGPLDITDLQVSEGGVPFVSEGDGWDTDRSREQKRGRCGIVRKSDGVELCWGQGDYGDHVWTVSYSVKGLVMQLDSCAALYFSFVNPGLIAPPQHVKVVLVNETGGPAWTPDNVQVWGFGSDSEIFVEDGAIRAESLGAFGSDDRVTALVRFDEGLFAPAVQYDESFEKLQKRAFRGSDYTEDMSVGEWLWLGLLLILGLLLTPMGWVVIAVAVLAWQSVSYYLLGNKYKKRIFGRSRIKDWYRGIPLKGSLPAAYYTLVKGCKMNTAQYTNNLIGAYFLRWVLSGHVGVLPDEAHPDRVNLSFPEQKAFDEALENDLYLMVREASGSNHILEAGELDRWAKRSFRKFSGIPDRARSLGKQWYVARGYMGKGDALTPDGQERARQLIEFKNFLEDFTLSDKRGAIEVTLWEDYLVFAALFGIADRVAKQFEKLYPSEYQAFTQAARLNTGVSLYRLMRLTNSISASAMQAALAKQSAASISSSSSSGGSFRSSGGGGSFSRGGGGHSFGGSRGGGSR, via the coding sequence ATGAAGAAACTGATAACCGCTTTCCTGATCCTTATTCTGTGCGTTCCCGCTGCATTCCCGCAGCAGATCCGCGACATCGACGAGACCGTCGTCCTGCACCGGGACGGCAGCGCCGAAGTCACCCAGGTCTGGGACGTGAACGTCGTTTCCGGGACGGAATTCTATCTCCCGTTCGACCATCTCGGGCCGCTGGACATCACGGACCTGCAGGTGAGCGAGGGCGGCGTGCCGTTCGTCTCCGAAGGGGACGGCTGGGACACCGACCGCTCGCGCGAGCAGAAGCGCGGCCGCTGCGGCATCGTCCGCAAGTCGGACGGTGTGGAACTGTGCTGGGGACAGGGCGATTACGGCGACCACGTCTGGACGGTCAGCTACAGCGTCAAGGGGCTGGTGATGCAGCTGGACAGCTGCGCCGCCCTGTATTTCAGCTTCGTCAATCCCGGGCTGATAGCTCCGCCGCAGCACGTCAAGGTCGTCCTGGTCAACGAGACCGGCGGGCCGGCGTGGACTCCCGACAATGTCCAGGTCTGGGGTTTCGGCAGCGACAGCGAGATCTTCGTGGAGGACGGCGCCATCCGCGCCGAGTCCCTGGGCGCGTTCGGCAGTGACGACCGTGTGACGGCGCTCGTGCGTTTCGACGAGGGCCTCTTCGCGCCGGCGGTGCAGTATGACGAGTCCTTCGAGAAGCTCCAGAAGAGGGCCTTCCGGGGCAGCGACTACACGGAAGACATGTCGGTAGGCGAGTGGCTGTGGCTGGGGCTGCTCCTCATCCTCGGCCTGCTGCTCACGCCCATGGGCTGGGTGGTCATCGCCGTCGCGGTCCTGGCCTGGCAGAGCGTCAGCTATTATCTGTTGGGGAACAAATACAAGAAGCGCATCTTCGGCCGGAGCCGGATCAAGGACTGGTACCGCGGCATCCCGCTCAAGGGCAGTCTCCCGGCGGCCTACTATACCCTGGTCAAGGGGTGCAAGATGAATACGGCCCAATACACCAACAACCTGATCGGCGCCTATTTCCTCCGCTGGGTCCTGTCGGGCCACGTGGGCGTGCTGCCCGACGAGGCCCACCCGGACCGGGTCAACCTTTCTTTCCCGGAGCAGAAGGCCTTCGACGAGGCGCTCGAGAACGACCTCTACCTGATGGTCCGCGAGGCCAGCGGCAGCAACCACATCCTGGAGGCGGGTGAGCTGGACCGCTGGGCCAAGCGCTCGTTCCGCAAGTTCTCCGGCATCCCGGACCGGGCCCGGTCGCTCGGGAAGCAGTGGTATGTCGCCCGTGGCTATATGGGCAAGGGCGACGCCCTCACCCCGGACGGCCAGGAGCGGGCCCGGCAGCTGATCGAGTTCAAGAATTTCCTCGAAGACTTCACGCTGAGCGACAAGCGCGGGGCCATCGAAGTGACGCTCTGGGAGGACTACCTCGTGTTCGCTGCGCTGTTCGGCATCGCCGACCGGGTGGCGAAGCAGTTCGAGAAACTCTATCCTTCCGAGTACCAGGCCTTCACCCAGGCCGCGCGCCTGAACACCGGCGTCTCGCTCTACCGCCTGATGCGCCTCACGAACAGCATTTCCGCCTCGGCGATGCAAGCTGCGTTGGCGAAGCAGTCGGCCGCGTCGATCAGCTCCTCTTCCTCCTCCGGCGGCAGCTTCCGGAGCAGCGGCGGAGGCGGCAGCTTCTCGCGCGGAGGCGGCGGCCACTCCTTCGGCGGCTCGCGCGGCGGCGGCAGCCGATAA
- a CDS encoding Cell wall-active antibiotics response 4TMS YvqF yields MKHPFKIVLGLALIIIGVIWVLNLAGVPGFAFSTRGWWTLFIILPCLSALLSGREIVGPCVGIGIGVLLLLADRGVITWSSMWQFALALMVIGFGIRLLFFKSCSSRNAGKYKTFSRDGKDIRHIDSSFGKQHLFFAGEKFDGADVNVSFGGLTLDLRGAEIAKEAVINLSVSFSGVVIIVPEGMAVTTAVSNGFGGVTDKRFSKINAGEPILVLTGEVGFGGVEIRNY; encoded by the coding sequence ATGAAACATCCTTTCAAAATCGTCCTGGGCCTCGCGCTGATCATCATCGGCGTGATCTGGGTCCTGAATCTCGCGGGCGTTCCCGGTTTCGCCTTCTCCACCAGAGGCTGGTGGACCCTGTTCATCATCCTGCCCTGCCTTTCCGCGCTCCTCAGCGGGCGGGAAATCGTCGGCCCGTGCGTGGGCATCGGCATCGGCGTATTGCTCCTGCTGGCCGACCGCGGGGTCATCACCTGGAGCAGCATGTGGCAGTTCGCCCTGGCGCTGATGGTCATCGGATTCGGCATCCGGCTTCTCTTCTTCAAGTCCTGCAGCAGCCGCAATGCGGGCAAATACAAGACTTTCTCCCGCGACGGCAAGGACATCCGCCATATCGATTCTTCCTTCGGTAAGCAGCACCTGTTCTTTGCGGGTGAGAAGTTCGACGGCGCCGACGTGAACGTGTCCTTCGGCGGCCTGACGCTGGACCTGCGGGGCGCCGAGATCGCCAAGGAGGCGGTCATCAACCTGAGCGTCTCCTTCAGCGGCGTCGTGATCATCGTGCCGGAAGGCATGGCCGTCACCACCGCCGTGAGCAACGGCTTCGGCGGCGTCACGGACAAGCGTTTCAGCAAGATCAACGCAGGCGAGCCGATCCTCGTCCTCACCGGCGAAGTCGGCTTCGGCGGCGTCGAGATCCGCAATTATTAG
- a CDS encoding RNA polymerase sigma-70 factor, ECF subfamily, translating into MTSERFQTEYLPLSGTFYQVAHYILEDAAEAEDAVQELFLKLWADRDGLDAVHNPKGYGIRVLRNLCLDRVRRRSKVSAPSELPEPEWPGRQDEAVDDRERLAKVLAAIKSLPDRQRTVLTLRTLDGLSYEEITERTGIGNLTLRVLLSQARRKIKTAII; encoded by the coding sequence ATGACTAGCGAACGCTTCCAGACCGAGTACCTGCCCCTGTCCGGGACTTTCTACCAGGTGGCCCACTACATCCTCGAGGATGCGGCCGAGGCGGAAGACGCCGTGCAGGAGCTGTTCCTCAAGCTCTGGGCGGACCGGGATGGCCTGGACGCCGTCCACAACCCCAAGGGCTACGGGATCCGGGTGCTCCGCAACCTCTGCCTCGACCGGGTCCGCCGCCGGAGCAAGGTCTCGGCCCCGTCCGAACTGCCCGAGCCGGAATGGCCGGGCCGGCAGGACGAGGCGGTCGACGACAGGGAGCGGCTCGCCAAGGTGCTCGCTGCCATCAAGTCCCTGCCTGACAGGCAGCGCACCGTGCTCACGCTCCGGACCCTGGACGGCCTCTCCTACGAGGAGATCACCGAACGGACCGGCATTGGAAACCTCACCTTGCGCGTCCTGCTCTCGCAGGCACGCCGAAAAATAAAGACAGCAATCATATGA
- a CDS encoding NlpC/P60 family protein gives MKRTLLLLAALVLSVPAAFAQSWDGPQWAVVNSSSCFLRLKPDYESGNESQALMGTVLRVKGAERYWRQVDAPDYRDVWTTELNVAFMDEAGKDAWIAAPKYICVAEYTHLYAEPSLAAARVCDFTLGDLVRREAAPRCGWVRVSRPSGQACWAREEDVQELEAWLQSRVATREQLIATARRFLGTPYMWGGASVKHFDCSGFTQFVYRQCGIVLPRNAREQIHTGEEIPYDFDLMQPGDLIFYGTPATARKPMVVAHVAMYCGDRKIIHSSQVVRISSLTPDGEDYYEREPLGVRRILGHVDDGSGIRSVLTRPWYY, from the coding sequence ATGAAACGGACACTCCTTCTCCTGGCGGCGTTGGTACTTTCCGTACCCGCCGCCTTTGCGCAGTCTTGGGACGGCCCGCAGTGGGCGGTCGTCAATTCTTCGTCCTGCTTCCTGCGGCTCAAGCCGGACTATGAGTCGGGCAACGAGAGCCAGGCCCTGATGGGCACGGTCCTGCGCGTCAAGGGCGCGGAGCGCTACTGGCGGCAGGTGGACGCCCCCGACTACAGGGACGTCTGGACGACGGAGCTCAACGTCGCGTTCATGGACGAAGCCGGCAAGGACGCCTGGATCGCCGCTCCCAAATACATCTGCGTGGCCGAATATACGCATCTCTATGCCGAGCCGTCCCTCGCGGCGGCGCGCGTGTGCGACTTCACCCTGGGCGACCTGGTCCGCCGGGAAGCCGCCCCGCGCTGCGGCTGGGTGCGGGTCTCCCGCCCGTCCGGGCAGGCCTGCTGGGCGCGCGAGGAGGATGTGCAGGAGCTGGAGGCGTGGCTGCAGAGCCGCGTCGCCACGCGCGAGCAGCTCATCGCGACCGCGCGCCGCTTCCTCGGCACGCCCTACATGTGGGGCGGGGCGAGCGTCAAGCATTTCGACTGCAGCGGCTTCACGCAGTTCGTCTACCGCCAGTGCGGGATCGTGCTGCCGCGCAATGCGCGCGAGCAGATCCACACCGGCGAGGAGATTCCCTATGATTTCGACCTGATGCAGCCCGGCGACCTGATCTTCTACGGCACGCCCGCGACGGCGCGCAAGCCCATGGTGGTGGCGCACGTGGCGATGTACTGTGGCGACCGCAAGATCATCCACTCCTCGCAGGTGGTGCGCATCAGCTCCCTGACGCCGGACGGCGAGGATTACTACGAGCGCGAGCCGCTCGGCGTGCGCCGCATCCTGGGCCACGTGGACGACGGCTCCGGCATCCGGAGCGTCCTCACGCGTCCCTGGTATTATTGA
- a CDS encoding 2',3'-cyclic-nucleotide 2'-phosphodiesterase/5'-or 3'-nucleotidase, 5'-nucleotidase family: protein MKTRILLVLTFAAALLAGCCKVKERPLSGEFYLPVMETTDIHGYIVSRENDFFHYRMAYIADKARDIRGHGAEYRKDRLLLLDGGDLYQGASISNLLGGQPVSAAVDRMEYDAVALGNHEFDWGIEATVDPDATMPDYEWAGSRQVNDIPVLCANLYLDGVRAPFTKDYVIVEKSARSSSGETIPVRIGVIGFAVDYAGSIMSSRFTDRGFTIREDYAIADGLAKELEASGQCDATVLLVHGAADDVAEKLAWNSSIDLVLGGHSHARKSGRRGSGPVYLQGGRYCEHYSSADLKFYRDRKTGEVSFTSVVNAQNVAVSASLDQHRAEGQNADDLDEDVLAVCDAAIAATSLEGNDVIGYIGIGATTYYIKGSGDRATPMSNWMCDILRRVGEADVSFVNSGGVRTSFPLDAASRRDITVANVYEMFPFNNLTYVYEITYADLLRLFTYSLTNGGRSLFTFMSGIDCAYRDYSVVSLGKDGAVIYQNGKWTGDWATRTLRLAVSEYLATTSRVDNYTGMENPLLQWNGTSRLLSSDRVDNECAVVVLKAEAAASGGLLHIDTTPHFILR from the coding sequence ATGAAAACGAGGATCCTGCTTGTGCTGACCTTCGCCGCGGCGCTGCTTGCCGGCTGCTGCAAGGTGAAAGAACGTCCCCTTTCGGGAGAATTCTACCTGCCCGTCATGGAGACGACGGACATCCACGGCTATATCGTCAGCCGCGAGAATGACTTCTTCCACTACCGGATGGCCTATATCGCCGACAAGGCCCGGGATATCCGGGGCCATGGCGCGGAATACCGCAAAGACCGGCTCCTGCTGCTGGACGGCGGCGACCTCTATCAGGGTGCGTCCATCTCCAACCTGCTGGGCGGCCAGCCCGTGTCCGCCGCAGTGGACCGGATGGAATACGATGCCGTCGCGCTCGGCAACCACGAATTCGACTGGGGGATCGAGGCTACGGTCGATCCGGACGCTACGATGCCCGACTATGAATGGGCTGGCAGCCGGCAGGTCAACGATATCCCCGTCCTCTGTGCCAATCTGTATCTGGACGGTGTCCGGGCCCCTTTCACCAAAGACTATGTGATCGTCGAGAAGTCCGCCCGGAGCTCCAGCGGGGAGACCATCCCGGTCCGGATCGGCGTCATCGGCTTCGCGGTGGATTATGCCGGCAGCATCATGTCTTCGAGATTCACCGACCGGGGATTCACCATCCGGGAAGACTACGCGATCGCCGACGGCCTGGCGAAGGAGCTGGAAGCCTCGGGCCAGTGCGACGCCACGGTCCTGCTTGTCCATGGCGCCGCCGACGACGTGGCGGAAAAACTGGCGTGGAACAGCTCCATCGACCTCGTGCTGGGCGGCCACAGCCACGCGCGCAAGAGCGGCCGGCGGGGCTCCGGCCCCGTGTACCTGCAAGGGGGCCGGTATTGCGAGCATTATTCCAGCGCCGACCTCAAGTTCTACCGGGACCGCAAGACGGGCGAAGTCTCTTTCACCAGCGTGGTGAACGCGCAGAACGTCGCCGTCAGCGCCTCCCTCGACCAGCATCGCGCCGAAGGGCAGAACGCGGATGACCTGGACGAAGACGTCCTCGCCGTCTGCGACGCGGCCATTGCGGCCACGTCCCTGGAGGGGAATGACGTGATCGGATATATCGGCATCGGCGCCACGACCTACTATATCAAGGGGAGCGGCGACCGCGCCACGCCCATGTCCAACTGGATGTGCGACATCCTCCGCCGCGTCGGGGAGGCCGACGTCTCCTTCGTCAACAGCGGCGGCGTGCGTACGTCTTTTCCGCTCGACGCGGCATCCAGACGCGACATCACCGTCGCGAACGTCTATGAGATGTTCCCCTTCAACAACCTGACCTACGTCTATGAGATCACGTATGCGGACCTGCTCCGGCTGTTCACTTATTCCCTGACCAACGGCGGCAGGAGCCTGTTCACGTTCATGTCAGGCATTGACTGCGCCTACCGCGACTATTCCGTCGTCTCGCTCGGCAAGGACGGTGCCGTGATCTATCAGAATGGCAAGTGGACGGGCGACTGGGCGACGCGCACGCTGCGGCTCGCCGTGAGCGAGTATCTGGCCACGACGTCCCGGGTCGACAATTATACCGGGATGGAGAATCCGCTGCTGCAATGGAACGGGACGTCGCGCCTGCTGTCCAGCGACCGCGTGGACAATGAATGCGCTGTCGTGGTGCTCAAGGCAGAGGCCGCCGCATCCGGAGGCCTGCTGCACATCGACACCACGCCGCACTTTATCCTGCGCTGA
- a CDS encoding Alpha-L-arabinofuranosidase produces MLVAACTCLAAMAQTPDPNFFIYLCFGQSNMEAGARPAEQDKDFNDPRFQFMAAVDMPRLGRERNHWYTAVPPICRQTNNMGPVDFFGRKMIEVLPEQYRVGVINVSVAGAKLELWDKDACGEYLAMEAADPSRSWLVDMAKEYGMNPYQRLLETAREAQKYGVIKGMLLHQGESNPDDAAWPGRVKKIHDDLCAELGLDPAEIPLLAGELKYAEQDGVCAAFNEVVLPHLPEVMPNAYVISALGCESVGDQFHFSTEGMRLMGCRMADKMLELQGFRQPARRTLILEPEELGIRISPTLSGIFFEDINQSVDGGICAQLIQNNSFQAYNVPDGPENEFSQCDTVFFGWTVVRKDGALGTARAVDDKPLVKKLKRWYDFDPADQYDDELRYRQYSVRFDIENPGAGFGIAANGYGIAEYRRGPGAVYSNNTQTASIPAKEGVSYDLGLYLQGKNYKGTVSVYLEDAAGNPNSNVVTISRLGKKWKQYTGTLTAERSVDSRLAIVADTKGTFWLDFVTLVPEASELWKGGQYGPFRKDLLEALEALHPTFMRFPGGCASEGPNYFGQVFWKNSIGPREERIGFRNHWGYWTSQHIGFYEYLLMAEGLGATPLPVLNNGVTCQFAGHKYIAPLATQADRDRFYSIFVKDALDFIEFCNGGTDTEWGARRAALGHPAPFNLKYLGIGNENQGPEFWERFDIMYKAVKEKYPEIVIVTTAGAADAGREFNTNMAIIDARYPDTIVDEHYYKGDDWFFSKRDRYNPGKERGNEGHTYDRSKPTRVFVGEFANNRANNAYSSALAEAAYWTSLERNSDMVVMAAYAPLFCKKGFNKWDSNLIWFDNRGMWRSCNYYYQQLFSVAGDHAFATSEVLDGATPDDRVFTSPTIDTQTGEIFIKFVNAEAVDKLVTVEAGSVTAYEATLEFVSSHDTSVKNQGSQNYYSSHPDYAAPAAGPRAGERPGLVGMASRFGRRVKYTEPVVPHTKALGTVRRSFDFTMPENSIGILRLKPAK; encoded by the coding sequence ATGCTTGTGGCGGCCTGCACCTGCCTGGCGGCAATGGCGCAGACGCCCGACCCCAATTTCTTCATCTATCTCTGCTTCGGGCAGTCCAACATGGAGGCGGGCGCGCGTCCGGCCGAGCAGGACAAGGATTTCAACGACCCGCGCTTCCAGTTCATGGCGGCCGTGGACATGCCGCGCTTGGGGCGCGAGCGCAATCACTGGTACACGGCCGTGCCGCCCATCTGCCGGCAGACCAACAACATGGGTCCGGTCGATTTCTTCGGCCGCAAGATGATCGAGGTGCTGCCTGAGCAGTACCGTGTGGGCGTGATTAACGTCTCCGTGGCGGGCGCGAAGCTCGAACTCTGGGACAAAGACGCCTGCGGGGAGTATCTCGCGATGGAGGCCGCCGACCCTTCGCGCAGCTGGCTCGTGGATATGGCGAAAGAATACGGGATGAATCCCTACCAGCGCCTGCTGGAGACGGCCCGCGAGGCGCAGAAATACGGCGTGATCAAGGGCATGCTCCTGCACCAGGGCGAGTCCAACCCGGACGATGCCGCCTGGCCGGGCCGCGTGAAGAAGATCCACGACGACCTGTGCGCGGAGCTGGGCCTGGACCCGGCGGAGATCCCGCTGCTGGCCGGCGAGCTGAAATATGCCGAGCAGGACGGCGTGTGCGCCGCTTTCAACGAAGTGGTGCTGCCGCACCTGCCGGAGGTGATGCCCAATGCCTATGTCATCTCCGCCCTCGGCTGCGAGAGCGTGGGCGACCAGTTCCACTTCAGCACCGAAGGCATGCGCCTGATGGGCTGCCGCATGGCGGACAAGATGCTCGAGCTGCAGGGCTTCAGGCAGCCCGCGCGCCGCACCCTGATCCTGGAGCCGGAGGAGCTGGGCATCCGCATCAGCCCGACCCTGTCCGGCATCTTCTTCGAGGACATCAACCAGAGCGTGGACGGCGGCATCTGCGCGCAGCTGATCCAGAACAACTCCTTCCAGGCTTACAACGTCCCGGACGGCCCGGAGAATGAATTCTCCCAGTGCGACACCGTCTTCTTCGGCTGGACCGTCGTGCGCAAGGACGGCGCCCTGGGCACTGCCCGCGCCGTGGACGACAAGCCGCTCGTGAAGAAGCTCAAGCGCTGGTACGACTTCGACCCCGCCGACCAGTACGACGACGAGCTGCGCTACAGGCAGTACAGCGTGCGTTTCGATATCGAGAATCCGGGCGCGGGCTTCGGCATCGCGGCCAACGGCTATGGCATCGCCGAGTACAGGCGCGGCCCGGGCGCCGTCTATTCCAACAACACGCAGACGGCCTCCATTCCCGCGAAGGAGGGCGTGAGCTACGACCTGGGCCTGTACCTGCAGGGCAAGAACTACAAGGGCACGGTCTCCGTGTACCTGGAGGACGCCGCGGGCAACCCGAACTCCAACGTCGTCACCATCTCCCGGCTCGGCAAGAAGTGGAAGCAGTACACGGGCACGCTGACCGCGGAGCGCTCCGTCGACAGCCGCCTGGCCATCGTGGCCGACACGAAGGGCACCTTCTGGCTGGACTTCGTCACCCTCGTGCCGGAGGCTTCCGAACTCTGGAAGGGCGGCCAGTACGGCCCCTTCCGCAAGGACCTGCTGGAGGCGCTGGAAGCCCTCCATCCGACCTTCATGCGCTTCCCGGGCGGCTGCGCCTCCGAAGGCCCGAACTATTTCGGCCAGGTGTTCTGGAAAAACAGCATCGGCCCGCGCGAGGAGCGCATCGGCTTCCGCAACCACTGGGGCTACTGGACCTCGCAGCATATCGGATTCTATGAGTACCTGCTGATGGCGGAAGGCCTCGGCGCCACCCCGCTGCCGGTGCTCAACAATGGCGTCACCTGCCAGTTCGCGGGCCACAAATACATCGCCCCGCTGGCGACGCAGGCCGACCGCGACCGCTTCTACAGCATCTTCGTCAAGGACGCCCTCGACTTCATCGAGTTCTGCAACGGCGGCACCGACACCGAGTGGGGCGCCCGCCGCGCGGCACTGGGCCACCCGGCTCCCTTCAACCTGAAGTATCTGGGCATCGGCAACGAGAACCAGGGTCCCGAGTTCTGGGAGCGTTTCGACATCATGTACAAGGCCGTCAAGGAGAAATATCCCGAGATCGTCATCGTCACCACGGCCGGCGCTGCCGATGCGGGCCGGGAGTTCAACACCAACATGGCCATCATCGACGCCAGGTATCCCGACACCATCGTGGACGAGCACTACTACAAGGGCGACGACTGGTTCTTCAGCAAGCGCGACCGCTACAATCCCGGCAAGGAGCGCGGCAACGAGGGACATACCTACGACCGCAGCAAGCCTACGCGCGTGTTCGTCGGCGAGTTCGCCAACAACCGCGCCAACAACGCCTATTCCTCCGCGCTGGCGGAGGCGGCCTACTGGACCAGCCTGGAGCGCAATTCCGACATGGTCGTGATGGCGGCCTACGCCCCGCTCTTCTGCAAGAAGGGCTTCAACAAGTGGGATTCCAACCTGATCTGGTTCGACAACCGCGGCATGTGGCGCTCCTGCAACTACTACTACCAGCAGCTCTTCTCCGTGGCGGGCGACCACGCCTTCGCCACGTCGGAGGTGCTGGACGGCGCCACGCCGGACGACAGGGTCTTCACCTCGCCGACCATCGACACGCAGACCGGCGAGATCTTCATCAAGTTCGTCAACGCCGAGGCGGTGGACAAGCTGGTCACGGTCGAGGCAGGCAGCGTGACGGCCTACGAGGCCACGCTCGAATTCGTCTCTTCGCACGACACGTCCGTCAAGAACCAGGGGAGCCAGAACTACTACTCCAGCCACCCGGACTACGCCGCGCCGGCGGCCGGTCCGCGTGCGGGCGAGCGCCCCGGCCTGGTCGGGATGGCGTCCCGCTTCGGCCGCCGCGTCAAGTACACCGAGCCGGTGGTGCCGCACACCAAGGCGCTCGGCACCGTCCGGCGGAGCTTCGATTTCACGATGCCGGAGAATTCGATCGGCATCCTGCGGCTGAAACCGGCGAAATAA